A genomic stretch from Chitinophaga lutea includes:
- a CDS encoding hybrid sensor histidine kinase/response regulator transcription factor, with protein sequence MFTRCSPDVTSTFSRTSGSASREACNLPYRKIPRKSLYYEHSSTIYMFQKYYLPLFLCLLLHYANGQQPSYEFSTLNIHHGLSNNQVNCIYKDAKGFVWFGTMGGLNRYDGSTFRHFRHRLADSLSLSDDYITGIFAATGHRMYVKTRQGDNLYDPVLERFSPAAAWLQSLGLPQAGVATILNSGDTCWIAYADSGLYRSIGGRKAARIALHNPRQTRIADLKQENAGQLMLLFMDGRLTRLDARSGRTLLQTDTINQFVPSSPLSLQLFVDNDHDLWVCSPGSDFGAVYYNPRSGALHRLTKRNMLLNNDIVNSIIQDAHGRIWIGTDHGGINVVDKKDFSAAYVTNRIQDAKSIAENAIYALYKDDQGIIWCGTYKRGVSYYAENKMKFSLYQHKNGVANSLPFNDVNCFAEDSKGNLWIGTNGGGLIHFDRKAHTFRQLKHNPADDNSISNNVIVSLYVDRHDNLWIGYYFGGMDYYNHHRFSHYRHDPKDPNSLANKTVWKIYRDRRNTFWAGTLGGGLDRFDPGNGIFYHNSADQPNSVHSNYITAFAETPEGDLWISTAYGIDVLDKSKGIFIHLLRSTHQLGNDNVSSLLCDSRGRMWAGTREGLSLFDKNTRTFRTFRTEHGLPDDNIISILEDRQGNIWVSTSRGLSRITAEEGRDGIQLKCRNYDDDDGLQGKVFNVNAALGLRSGELVFGGADGFNIFRPEEIRQYQAAPALVFTSLQLFNKPIGVNEKFRNHVVLPAALPETQTLELRYNENDFSIDFASLNFIHSDKNRYTYFLEGFNKEWMLTDGRSRRITYTNISPGDYTLHLKKADEDGRWNSEGISLQIRILPPFWKTPWAYALYIMLAVALLYFSRKLVIHRAHRRFTLQQERQEAQRMHDLDMMKIRLLTNVSHEFRTPVSLILSPVEDLIRKSTNAADKQQFRLIQRNARRLLNLVNQLMDFRKMELQELNPSLVKGELMGFLEEVSHSFSDLAERKGIGFSYTANCGELHVLFDHDKVERIVFNLLSNAFKFTPPGGTVSVTADVTREAELAVLELKVTDTGIGMPAEQLDKIFERFFQSDQPGQYVNQGSGIGLAITREFVKLHNGTISVRSEADKGSCFTVRLPFTPAGEAAPEAAPPVPKQVTLAGGKKKNKKKKTILLVEDNEDFRFYLKDNLREYYDVIEATDGAAGWQEALARQPDLVVSDVTMPVMDGVELCRKITGDARTRHIPVILLTALAAEEAQLKGLETGAADYLIKPFNFEIMLSRVRNLLSRQAPLQLVIPQKEPEGANGLSSDEKFMQRALEIVEKNLSDPGFTVEELSRELCMNRVSTYRRIHALTGHPPIEFIRTVRLQRAAMLLTKTEMNITEVAYEVGFNNPKYFARHFKMAYHMLPSAYAIANRK encoded by the coding sequence TGTTCACCCGATGTAACCAGTACCTTCAGCCGGACTTCCGGCAGCGCTTCCCGGGAAGCATGCAACCTCCCCTACAGGAAAATTCCCCGCAAATCGTTATATTACGAACACAGTTCCACGATCTACATGTTCCAGAAATACTATCTGCCGCTTTTTTTGTGTTTGCTGCTGCACTACGCCAACGGTCAGCAGCCGTCGTATGAATTCAGCACGCTCAACATCCATCACGGGCTTTCCAACAACCAGGTCAACTGTATTTATAAGGACGCCAAGGGGTTTGTGTGGTTCGGCACCATGGGCGGGCTGAACCGGTACGACGGCAGCACTTTCCGCCATTTCCGCCACCGGCTGGCGGATTCGCTTTCCCTCAGCGACGATTACATCACCGGCATTTTCGCCGCCACGGGCCACCGCATGTACGTCAAAACCCGCCAGGGCGACAACCTGTACGATCCCGTGCTGGAGCGCTTCAGTCCTGCCGCCGCCTGGCTGCAAAGCCTGGGCCTGCCGCAGGCCGGGGTGGCCACCATCCTCAACAGCGGCGACACCTGCTGGATAGCCTACGCGGATTCCGGGCTGTACCGCAGCATCGGCGGCCGGAAAGCGGCGCGTATCGCGCTGCACAACCCGCGGCAAACAAGGATCGCAGACCTGAAACAGGAAAACGCGGGGCAGCTCATGCTCCTGTTTATGGACGGCCGCCTGACCCGGCTTGATGCCCGCAGCGGGCGCACCCTCCTGCAGACAGACACCATCAACCAGTTTGTCCCGAGCTCCCCGCTGTCGCTGCAGCTGTTTGTAGACAACGATCATGACCTGTGGGTCTGCTCCCCCGGAAGCGACTTCGGGGCGGTGTATTACAACCCGCGCAGCGGCGCCCTCCACCGCCTCACCAAACGGAACATGCTCCTCAATAACGACATCGTCAACAGCATCATACAGGACGCGCACGGCCGCATCTGGATAGGCACGGACCATGGGGGGATCAACGTGGTGGATAAAAAGGATTTCAGCGCCGCCTACGTCACCAACCGCATCCAGGACGCCAAAAGCATCGCGGAGAACGCGATCTATGCGTTGTATAAAGACGACCAGGGCATCATCTGGTGCGGCACCTACAAACGCGGCGTGAGCTATTATGCCGAAAACAAAATGAAATTCAGCCTCTACCAGCATAAAAACGGCGTCGCCAACAGCCTGCCGTTCAATGATGTGAACTGCTTCGCGGAAGACAGTAAAGGCAATCTCTGGATTGGCACCAACGGCGGCGGGCTCATTCATTTCGACCGCAAAGCGCATACCTTCCGGCAGCTCAAACACAACCCGGCAGACGATAACAGCATCAGCAACAACGTGATCGTAAGCCTCTACGTCGATAGACACGACAACCTCTGGATTGGGTATTATTTCGGGGGGATGGACTACTATAACCACCACCGTTTTTCTCACTACCGCCATGACCCGAAAGACCCCAACAGCCTGGCCAACAAGACCGTCTGGAAAATTTACCGCGACCGCCGCAACACTTTCTGGGCGGGTACATTGGGCGGAGGGCTCGACCGGTTCGACCCCGGTAACGGGATCTTTTATCACAACAGCGCGGACCAGCCCAACTCCGTTCACTCCAATTATATCACCGCCTTCGCCGAAACACCGGAAGGCGATCTCTGGATTTCCACGGCGTACGGCATCGATGTGCTCGACAAATCGAAAGGCATCTTTATTCACCTGCTGAGAAGCACGCACCAGCTGGGCAACGACAATGTGAGCTCCCTGCTCTGCGACAGCCGCGGCAGAATGTGGGCCGGCACCCGTGAGGGACTCAGCCTGTTCGACAAAAACACGCGTACCTTCCGCACCTTCCGTACCGAGCATGGTTTGCCGGACGATAACATCATCAGCATCCTCGAAGACCGGCAGGGTAACATCTGGGTGAGCACCTCCCGCGGCCTGAGCAGGATAACGGCGGAAGAAGGCCGCGACGGCATCCAGCTCAAATGCCGCAATTACGACGATGACGACGGCCTGCAGGGGAAAGTGTTCAACGTGAACGCCGCCCTGGGCCTGCGGAGCGGGGAACTGGTTTTCGGCGGGGCCGACGGGTTCAACATCTTCAGACCGGAAGAAATCCGGCAGTACCAGGCTGCGCCGGCGCTCGTGTTCACCAGCCTGCAACTATTCAACAAACCCATCGGCGTGAATGAAAAATTCCGCAACCACGTGGTGCTGCCTGCCGCGCTGCCCGAAACCCAGACGCTGGAGCTGCGGTATAACGAAAACGATTTTTCCATCGACTTCGCTTCCCTGAACTTTATCCATTCCGACAAAAACCGCTATACCTATTTCCTGGAAGGGTTTAACAAGGAGTGGATGCTGACGGACGGGCGTTCGCGGCGCATCACGTATACGAATATCAGTCCGGGCGATTACACCCTGCACCTGAAAAAAGCGGATGAAGACGGGCGCTGGAACAGCGAAGGCATTTCCCTGCAAATCCGCATCCTGCCCCCCTTCTGGAAAACGCCCTGGGCATATGCGCTTTACATCATGCTGGCCGTTGCGCTGCTGTACTTCTCCCGGAAACTGGTGATACACCGGGCGCACCGCCGCTTCACCCTGCAGCAGGAGCGGCAGGAGGCGCAGCGCATGCACGACCTCGACATGATGAAGATCCGGCTGCTCACCAACGTGAGCCACGAATTCAGAACGCCCGTGTCGCTGATACTGTCGCCCGTAGAAGACCTCATCCGTAAAAGCACCAACGCCGCCGACAAACAGCAATTCAGGTTGATCCAACGCAATGCCCGCCGTCTGCTCAACCTCGTGAACCAGCTGATGGATTTCCGGAAGATGGAGCTGCAGGAACTGAACCCCTCCCTGGTAAAGGGCGAGCTCATGGGTTTCCTCGAAGAGGTCAGCCATTCCTTCTCCGATCTGGCGGAAAGAAAAGGCATCGGATTTTCTTATACGGCCAACTGCGGCGAGCTGCACGTGTTGTTCGACCACGACAAGGTGGAGCGCATCGTGTTCAACCTGCTGTCGAACGCCTTTAAATTCACTCCGCCGGGCGGCACGGTGTCCGTCACCGCCGACGTGACCCGCGAAGCGGAGCTGGCTGTACTCGAACTCAAGGTGACCGATACCGGCATCGGTATGCCTGCCGAGCAGCTCGACAAAATATTCGAACGGTTTTTCCAGAGCGATCAGCCCGGGCAGTATGTGAACCAGGGCAGCGGCATCGGGCTGGCCATTACGCGGGAGTTCGTGAAACTGCACAACGGAACGATTTCGGTGCGCAGTGAGGCCGACAAAGGTTCCTGCTTCACCGTGCGGCTGCCGTTCACGCCTGCGGGCGAAGCAGCGCCGGAGGCTGCGCCGCCTGTACCCAAACAGGTGACCCTGGCCGGCGGCAAAAAGAAAAACAAGAAGAAAAAGACCATTCTATTGGTGGAAGACAATGAAGACTTCCGCTTCTACCTGAAAGATAACCTCCGGGAATATTACGACGTGATCGAAGCAACCGACGGGGCGGCGGGATGGCAGGAAGCCCTCGCCCGGCAGCCCGACCTGGTGGTGAGCGACGTGACCATGCCGGTGATGGACGGGGTGGAACTCTGCCGGAAAATCACCGGCGACGCCCGTACGCGGCACATCCCCGTTATCCTGCTCACGGCCCTGGCGGCGGAAGAAGCGCAACTCAAAGGCCTGGAAACCGGGGCGGCGGATTACCTCATCAAACCGTTCAACTTCGAGATCATGCTCTCGCGCGTACGCAACCTGCTCTCCCGGCAGGCGCCCTTGCAGCTTGTGATCCCGCAGAAGGAACCCGAAGGCGCCAACGGCCTCTCCAGCGACGAAAAGTTCATGCAGCGGGCACTGGAAATCGTGGAAAAGAACCTCTCCGACCCCGGCTTTACGGTGGAAGAACTGAGCCGGGAACTGTGCATGAACAGGGTATCGACCTACCGGCGCATCCACGCGCTCACGGGCCACCCTCCCATCGAATTCATCCGCACGGTACGCCTTCAGCGGGCGGCCATGCTCCTCACCAAAACCGAAATGAATATCACGGAAGTGGCGTACGAAGTGGGCTTCAACAATCCCAAGTACTTCGCCCGTCATTTCAAGATGGCCTATCACATGCTGCCGTCTGCCTACGCCATCGCCAACCGGAAATAA
- a CDS encoding SusC/RagA family TonB-linked outer membrane protein, with the protein MKKNSITAWSCMALCAMICLWLLALPAVAQNTPRKITGTVTDAESGRPVAGATVAVRGTTNAVVTDNEGRFSINAAAGQVIGISFIGLAARELRVGAGNVLNASLEKDQRLLKDVVVVGYGTIKKTDQSSAQVSISSADIGKTINTTMDQALQGRAAGVYVTQNTGQPGGGVSVVIRGVNTLSGTNEPLYVIDGVQMQPATVSYGNTSSVNPLAGINPADIESIEVLQGPSATAVYGSRATNGVVLVTTKRGKAGQMKVNYNYLYSQQGKPDDLSVMNLQQYAIMNNEIARLLGRTPTAEFANPSVLGEGTRWQKELFRPAPLQKHQVTVSGGANSTNYYLSGEYFDQEGVAIGSDFKRYSFRLNLDNQLFKWLKLNTTLSFFQTKEKLASTSEDVIRNAINLAPNIAVRNPDGSWGGATENEYGGNAKYAPLNPVAIANLIDNNLKKTGGLGGISAEVGIIKGLTFRTSFNGNFEYADGSKFTPTYRLGYNANEKASLSISTNRNFYWNLNELLQYNTNIGKHSIGVMASHEAQAWNYQSFSAARTGFASNEIPSLNLGDALGQTTGSSKGSGALESWLGRINYTYNNKYILQLAGRADGSSNFGPENKWGYFPSVSAAWRVSEEPFMRGLTFISNLKLRAEWGTTGNNGSGGAQYSALNSVTTPWGAGFRTGQYGNAALKWESTETKNIGINLGLFKDRVQLEADYYVRNTDNLLMPNPLPAYMGTQGEGAINPPIVNIGALENKGFGITLNTVNIDNKSGFTWRTNFNISSFKTKVTRFYSDAAFLSRSAWYMDNFTSRSAIGQAPWMFWGYVMEGIFQSEEEINKSAIPAQADGTRMPVSRDGGVWVGDIKYKDLNGDKIIDSRDQTYIGNPWPQLTFGLTNTFSYKGFDLSILLTGAQGNDIYNYLRFNNTNPNNINLGRNLLREAFDYARIKSEGGKDVLENPGTDVPRITGSDLNGNGNRFTDRFVEDGSYIRIKNVQLGYNLPQQWLQRQPIVKAVRVSIGAQNLHTFTRYKGFDPEVGAYLGKEVQLNSQLIAVDAGRYPLTRMYTASIGVDF; encoded by the coding sequence ATGAAAAAAAACAGCATTACAGCATGGTCGTGTATGGCCTTATGCGCCATGATCTGCCTCTGGCTGCTCGCCCTGCCGGCCGTGGCGCAGAACACGCCCCGCAAAATCACGGGCACGGTCACGGACGCTGAAAGCGGCAGGCCCGTGGCCGGCGCCACCGTGGCCGTGCGCGGCACTACCAATGCGGTGGTGACCGACAACGAAGGCCGCTTCAGCATCAACGCCGCTGCCGGCCAGGTGATCGGCATCTCCTTTATCGGGCTGGCCGCCCGGGAGCTGCGGGTAGGCGCCGGCAATGTGCTGAACGCCTCGCTGGAAAAAGACCAGCGCCTGCTGAAAGATGTGGTGGTGGTCGGCTACGGCACCATCAAAAAAACGGACCAGAGCAGCGCCCAGGTCTCCATTTCATCGGCAGACATCGGCAAAACCATCAACACCACCATGGACCAGGCGCTCCAGGGCCGCGCCGCGGGCGTATACGTCACGCAGAACACCGGTCAGCCCGGCGGCGGCGTATCGGTCGTGATCCGCGGGGTCAATACCCTCAGCGGCACCAACGAGCCCCTCTATGTAATAGACGGCGTGCAGATGCAACCCGCCACGGTGAGCTACGGCAATACCAGCTCGGTGAACCCGCTGGCCGGCATCAACCCGGCAGACATCGAGTCCATCGAGGTGCTGCAGGGCCCCTCCGCTACCGCAGTGTACGGCTCCCGCGCCACCAACGGCGTGGTGCTGGTGACCACCAAACGCGGGAAGGCGGGGCAGATGAAGGTGAACTACAACTACCTGTATTCACAGCAGGGCAAACCCGACGACCTCTCTGTCATGAACCTCCAGCAATACGCCATCATGAACAACGAAATAGCCCGCCTGCTGGGCCGCACCCCTACCGCGGAATTCGCCAACCCCTCCGTGCTGGGCGAAGGCACGCGCTGGCAGAAAGAGCTCTTCCGCCCGGCGCCGCTGCAAAAGCACCAGGTGACCGTGAGCGGTGGCGCGAACAGCACCAATTATTATCTGTCCGGCGAATATTTCGACCAGGAAGGCGTTGCCATCGGTTCCGATTTCAAACGGTATTCGTTCCGCCTCAACCTCGACAACCAGTTGTTCAAATGGCTGAAGCTGAACACTACCCTCAGCTTTTTCCAGACGAAGGAAAAACTCGCATCCACCAGTGAAGACGTGATCCGCAACGCCATCAACCTCGCCCCCAACATCGCGGTGCGGAACCCCGACGGGTCTTGGGGCGGCGCCACGGAAAACGAATACGGCGGCAATGCCAAATATGCACCGCTGAACCCCGTGGCCATCGCCAACCTCATCGACAATAATCTGAAGAAGACCGGCGGGCTCGGCGGCATTTCCGCGGAAGTGGGCATCATCAAAGGGCTCACCTTCCGCACCAGTTTCAACGGCAACTTCGAATATGCGGACGGCAGCAAGTTCACGCCTACCTACCGCCTCGGGTATAACGCCAACGAGAAGGCCAGCCTGAGCATATCCACCAACCGCAACTTCTACTGGAACCTGAATGAACTGCTGCAATACAATACGAACATCGGCAAACACAGCATCGGCGTGATGGCCAGCCACGAAGCGCAGGCCTGGAACTACCAGAGCTTCAGCGCCGCCCGTACCGGTTTCGCCAGCAACGAAATCCCCAGCCTCAACCTCGGCGACGCGCTGGGCCAGACCACCGGCAGCTCCAAGGGCTCCGGCGCACTGGAATCGTGGCTGGGCCGCATCAACTACACGTACAACAACAAATACATCCTGCAACTCGCCGGCCGTGCAGACGGATCGTCCAATTTCGGGCCGGAGAACAAATGGGGCTACTTCCCTTCCGTATCCGCCGCATGGCGTGTGAGCGAAGAGCCCTTCATGCGCGGCCTCACTTTTATCAGCAACCTGAAGCTCCGCGCCGAGTGGGGCACCACGGGCAACAACGGCAGCGGCGGCGCGCAATACTCCGCGCTGAACTCGGTGACCACGCCCTGGGGCGCGGGTTTCCGCACGGGGCAATACGGCAACGCGGCCCTCAAATGGGAATCCACCGAAACCAAAAACATCGGCATCAACCTGGGCCTCTTCAAAGACCGCGTGCAGCTCGAAGCTGATTATTACGTCCGCAATACGGACAACCTGCTCATGCCCAACCCGCTGCCCGCTTACATGGGCACGCAGGGCGAAGGCGCCATCAACCCGCCCATCGTGAACATCGGCGCGCTCGAAAACAAAGGTTTCGGCATCACGCTCAACACGGTGAACATCGACAATAAAAGCGGCTTCACCTGGCGGACGAACTTCAACATCTCCTCGTTCAAAACAAAAGTCACCCGGTTCTATTCAGACGCCGCTTTCCTCTCCCGCAGCGCCTGGTATATGGACAACTTCACCAGCCGCTCCGCCATCGGGCAGGCGCCCTGGATGTTCTGGGGGTATGTGATGGAAGGGATTTTCCAGTCGGAAGAAGAGATCAACAAAAGCGCCATCCCCGCACAGGCGGACGGTACGCGCATGCCCGTATCGAGAGACGGCGGCGTGTGGGTAGGCGATATCAAATACAAAGACCTCAACGGCGACAAGATCATCGACTCCCGCGACCAGACCTATATCGGCAATCCCTGGCCGCAGCTGACTTTCGGGCTGACGAACACCTTTTCGTACAAAGGTTTCGACCTGAGCATCCTGCTCACCGGGGCGCAGGGGAACGACATCTACAATTACCTGCGTTTCAACAACACCAACCCGAACAACATCAACCTCGGCCGCAACCTGCTGCGTGAAGCGTTCGACTATGCGCGCATCAAATCCGAAGGCGGCAAAGACGTACTGGAAAACCCCGGTACGGATGTGCCCCGCATCACGGGCAGCGATCTCAACGGCAACGGCAACCGGTTTACCGACCGGTTCGTGGAAGACGGTTCCTACATCCGCATCAAAAACGTACAGCTGGGCTACAACCTGCCGCAGCAGTGGCTGCAGCGGCAGCCTATCGTGAAAGCGGTGCGGGTGTCGATCGGCGCGCAGAACCTGCACACCTTCACCCGGTACAAAGGTTTCGATCCCGAAGTGGGCGCCTACCTCGGCAAGGAAGTACAGCTGAACAGCCAGCTGATTGCCGTGGATGCGGGGCGTTACCCGCTCACCCGGATGTATACCGCCAGCATCGGTGTTGATTTTTAA
- a CDS encoding RagB/SusD family nutrient uptake outer membrane protein, which translates to MTKISPSILLLLIWCGLLAGCSKDFLNRPPEDAIVDANFYKTSEQVLAGTAPLYNIVWFAYNDKSSHGIGDGRGGALMSGSYQVTNIRMQTTDVTPEVYTSWTSFFNVVAQSNMVINNLTKYTSPAVSENVKQAGIAEGRFMRAVAYSYLVQNWGPVPIIVDNNVLLTDTSITRNTVESIWEFIIRDLQFAAQHLPSSPALKGRITSWSAKGMLAKAYLSRAGIKGTLNQEDLNEAKKYALDVIQNSGAKLMANYEDLFLMKNNNNSESLFALQWKYDGDWGTQNSVQAFLAYGSEITGFGDGWGGDLGASLDQLKLYSAADKRRKATFMFPGDHYPYIHQSVDDPNNPGKKLIQELQVPWNWQGTDRYNTRAWVKKYVVGRPEDNEGKVTQQHTEINTYMLRLADVYLVYAEAALGAAASTADATALRYFNELRRRAGVPEKTVITADDIFTERRLELAMEGQIWYDVVRMHYHSPQKALQLLASQDRGTYRIVPNAATNATSWTITSDTPAFYPVTESNFYLPYPAVELSAAPNLRKPPVPYKF; encoded by the coding sequence ATGACCAAGATTTCTCCTAGCATATTACTCCTGCTGATCTGGTGCGGCTTGCTCGCCGGCTGCAGCAAAGATTTTCTGAACCGTCCGCCGGAAGACGCCATCGTGGACGCCAACTTTTACAAAACGTCCGAACAGGTGCTGGCGGGCACAGCGCCGTTGTACAACATCGTATGGTTCGCGTACAACGATAAATCGTCCCATGGCATCGGCGACGGGCGCGGCGGCGCGCTCATGTCCGGCTCCTACCAGGTGACCAACATCCGCATGCAGACCACCGACGTGACGCCGGAAGTGTACACCAGCTGGACGTCGTTCTTCAACGTGGTGGCGCAGTCCAACATGGTGATCAACAACCTCACCAAATACACGTCGCCCGCCGTATCTGAAAACGTCAAACAGGCCGGCATCGCCGAAGGCAGGTTCATGCGCGCGGTGGCGTACAGCTACCTGGTGCAGAACTGGGGGCCGGTGCCCATCATCGTGGACAACAACGTGCTGCTCACGGATACTTCCATCACGCGCAACACCGTGGAGTCCATCTGGGAGTTCATCATCCGCGACCTGCAGTTTGCCGCGCAGCACCTGCCCTCATCGCCCGCGCTGAAAGGCCGCATCACCAGCTGGAGCGCCAAGGGCATGCTGGCCAAGGCATATCTCAGCCGTGCAGGCATCAAGGGCACGCTCAACCAGGAAGACCTCAACGAAGCGAAAAAATACGCCCTCGACGTGATACAGAACAGTGGGGCGAAACTGATGGCGAACTACGAGGATCTGTTCCTCATGAAAAACAATAATAATTCCGAAAGCCTGTTTGCCCTGCAATGGAAATACGACGGCGACTGGGGCACACAGAACAGCGTGCAGGCTTTCCTGGCGTATGGCTCGGAAATCACCGGTTTCGGCGACGGATGGGGCGGCGACCTCGGCGCATCGCTGGATCAGCTGAAACTATACTCCGCCGCGGATAAACGCCGCAAGGCCACCTTTATGTTCCCCGGCGATCATTATCCCTATATCCATCAGTCCGTAGACGATCCCAACAACCCCGGCAAAAAGCTCATCCAGGAACTGCAGGTGCCGTGGAACTGGCAGGGCACCGACCGGTACAACACCCGCGCCTGGGTGAAAAAATATGTGGTAGGCCGGCCGGAAGACAATGAAGGCAAAGTGACGCAGCAGCATACGGAGATCAACACGTATATGCTTCGCCTCGCAGATGTGTACCTCGTGTATGCGGAAGCCGCGTTGGGCGCGGCCGCTTCCACAGCGGACGCTACCGCGCTGCGGTACTTCAACGAACTGCGCAGAAGAGCCGGTGTTCCGGAAAAGACGGTGATCACGGCCGACGACATCTTCACCGAAAGAAGGCTGGAACTGGCGATGGAAGGGCAGATCTGGTACGACGTGGTGCGCATGCATTACCACTCCCCGCAGAAAGCACTGCAGTTGCTGGCTTCGCAGGACAGGGGCACCTACCGCATCGTGCCGAACGCCGCCACCAACGCTACCAGCTGGACGATCACGTCGGACACGCCGGCTTTTTACCCGGTGACGGAAAGTAACTTCTACCTGCCGTACCCGGCCGTGGAACTGTCTGCCGCGCCCAACCTCCGCAAACCGCCTGTGCCTTACAAATTCTAA
- a CDS encoding glycan-binding surface protein: MNKLPSIICILLLGLLWACSKDDSAGGPPAVRAVTLLDSTKQDSAFTRALPGTLLLVTGDNLGGITEVYFNGMKAYFNPAYNTNTHLIITIPEEAPTEATDPAVPNQIRIVTTHGETTYAFVVDIPPPSITAISNENALPGDSLIIYGSALWLIEKIQFPGGRTVTALNGNTEGTRVGLIMPDLGTDTGRITIVAKYGSTRSDGPLNDHQSGDVFSNLTDEGETGELPRFNWAWWGADRKNDAALFPGTRGHYLHCLFGGVGADDGAWWNNGRSGNFNDAPMFTAAIMTQQASNYALKFEVNTKEPWTTAVCVLRFGDNYAYRFTPFTGAPGQSFHTANKWQTVTVRLSEFRKAADGVEGTGANAASMGDLLKAGGVVPFGFRIISAAAPIEVFNAAFDNFRIIKVN, from the coding sequence ATGAACAAACTGCCATCCATCATATGCATCCTGCTGCTGGGCCTGCTCTGGGCCTGCTCGAAAGACGACAGCGCCGGCGGCCCGCCCGCAGTGCGCGCCGTTACCCTGCTCGATTCCACGAAGCAGGACAGCGCCTTCACCCGTGCCCTGCCCGGCACGCTGCTGCTCGTCACCGGCGACAACCTGGGCGGCATCACCGAGGTGTATTTCAACGGCATGAAAGCTTATTTCAATCCTGCTTATAACACCAATACCCACCTCATCATTACCATCCCGGAGGAAGCGCCCACGGAGGCCACCGACCCGGCCGTACCCAACCAGATACGCATCGTGACCACGCACGGTGAAACCACTTATGCTTTTGTGGTAGACATCCCGCCACCCAGCATCACCGCCATCTCCAACGAAAATGCGCTGCCCGGCGATTCGCTGATCATCTACGGCTCCGCGCTCTGGCTGATCGAAAAGATCCAGTTCCCCGGCGGGCGCACCGTCACCGCGCTGAACGGCAACACCGAAGGCACGCGCGTGGGCCTCATCATGCCCGACCTCGGCACGGACACGGGCCGCATCACCATCGTCGCCAAATACGGCAGCACCCGTTCAGACGGGCCGCTGAACGATCACCAGAGCGGCGATGTATTCAGCAACCTCACCGACGAAGGGGAAACCGGCGAGCTGCCGCGCTTCAACTGGGCCTGGTGGGGTGCGGACCGCAAGAACGACGCCGCGTTGTTCCCCGGCACCCGCGGGCACTACCTGCATTGCCTGTTCGGCGGCGTAGGCGCCGACGACGGCGCCTGGTGGAACAACGGCCGCTCCGGCAACTTCAACGACGCCCCGATGTTTACCGCCGCCATCATGACGCAGCAGGCATCCAACTACGCGCTGAAGTTCGAGGTCAACACGAAAGAACCCTGGACCACCGCCGTTTGTGTTTTGCGTTTCGGCGATAACTATGCGTACCGCTTCACGCCGTTCACCGGCGCGCCCGGCCAATCGTTCCACACGGCCAACAAATGGCAGACGGTGACCGTGCGGCTGAGCGAGTTCAGGAAAGCCGCGGACGGTGTGGAAGGCACCGGCGCCAACGCCGCATCCATGGGCGACCTGCTCAAAGCCGGCGGCGTGGTGCCTTTCGGTTTCCGCATCATTTCAGCCGCCGCGCCGATAGAAGTGTTCAACGCGGCGTTCGATAATTTCAGGATAATAAAGGTCAATTAA